A single region of the Arthrobacter sp. zg-Y820 genome encodes:
- a CDS encoding alpha-1,4-glucan--maltose-1-phosphate maltosyltransferase has product MPSKDLSAEELRFGRIPIINVTPVVECGRIPAKAIPGEDLVVGATVFREGHDLVGVSAVLYDPEGREVQRVRLDPVGIGLDRWGGLLRPESTGDWSFAVEGWADLYGTWHHNAEVKINAGVDVELMLAEGAALFESAAAQRGSGDGRSEGDAAVLAAAGAALADSTLPVEERFAAAATDAVLAALSREPLRDLVTSSPRYPIRVERELAGRGAWYEFFPRSEGAIQDPATREWTSGTFRTAARSLERVAGMGFDVIYLPPVHPIGTTHRKGPNNTLVAGPLDPGSPWAIGSPEGGHDAIHPDLGTFADFDAFVDTARELNLEVAIDLALQASPDHPWVSSHPEWFTTRVDGSIAYAENPPKKYQDIYPLNFDNDYTGLSEEILRIVLMWIGHGVKIFRVDNPHTKPLKFWEWLIKSVNDKHPDVIFLAEAFTRPAVMHALGMAGFQQSYTYFTWRNTRQELEEYFTEVSSETAAFFRPNFFVNTPDILTEFLQYGGPGAFKIRAVLASTASPLWGMYAGYELYEHVARPGAEEYIDNEKFEYKQRDFAGAIAEGRSLVPYITRLNDIRRFHPALGDLQNLTVHSSTDEATVVYSKHKQVRPADPSSRDTLIIVVNTDPHSARECTVSLDLAALHLNPEDFNEDGTFWVDDLISGQSWRWGAENYVRLDAHFEPAHILSIRRNS; this is encoded by the coding sequence ATGCCATCCAAAGACCTGTCCGCCGAGGAACTCCGGTTCGGCCGGATTCCCATCATCAATGTGACCCCGGTGGTGGAATGCGGCCGCATCCCGGCCAAAGCCATTCCCGGAGAAGACCTCGTAGTAGGGGCCACGGTGTTCCGTGAGGGCCACGACCTTGTGGGAGTCAGCGCCGTCCTCTATGACCCCGAAGGCCGGGAAGTGCAACGGGTCCGCTTGGATCCCGTGGGAATCGGCCTGGACCGCTGGGGCGGCTTGCTGCGGCCGGAAAGCACCGGCGACTGGAGTTTCGCCGTCGAAGGCTGGGCCGATCTGTACGGCACCTGGCACCACAATGCCGAAGTGAAGATCAACGCCGGCGTGGACGTGGAACTGATGCTCGCCGAAGGCGCGGCACTTTTTGAGTCAGCTGCAGCGCAGCGCGGGTCAGGCGACGGACGCAGTGAAGGCGACGCCGCAGTGCTGGCCGCCGCCGGCGCGGCGCTCGCAGACTCCACGCTGCCCGTTGAGGAACGTTTTGCCGCTGCCGCAACCGATGCCGTGCTGGCCGCCCTGAGCCGGGAACCGCTCCGGGACCTGGTGACGAGCAGCCCGCGCTATCCCATCCGAGTGGAACGCGAGCTGGCCGGGCGCGGCGCCTGGTACGAGTTCTTTCCCCGCTCCGAAGGCGCCATCCAGGACCCCGCCACCCGCGAGTGGACCTCGGGGACGTTCCGGACGGCGGCGCGCAGCCTGGAACGGGTTGCCGGCATGGGCTTCGACGTCATCTACCTGCCTCCGGTCCATCCCATCGGCACCACCCACCGGAAGGGGCCGAACAACACCCTGGTCGCCGGGCCGCTGGATCCGGGCTCGCCCTGGGCCATCGGCTCGCCTGAAGGCGGGCACGACGCCATCCACCCTGATCTGGGCACCTTCGCCGACTTCGATGCCTTCGTGGACACCGCACGCGAGCTCAACCTCGAAGTGGCCATTGACCTGGCGCTGCAGGCCTCCCCGGACCACCCGTGGGTCAGCAGCCATCCGGAGTGGTTCACCACACGCGTGGACGGCTCGATCGCGTACGCCGAGAACCCGCCGAAGAAGTATCAGGACATCTATCCGCTGAACTTCGACAACGATTACACCGGGCTGTCGGAGGAAATACTCCGCATCGTGCTGATGTGGATCGGGCACGGAGTCAAGATCTTCCGCGTCGACAACCCGCACACCAAACCGCTGAAGTTCTGGGAGTGGTTGATCAAGTCGGTCAACGACAAGCATCCTGACGTGATTTTCCTGGCCGAGGCCTTCACCCGCCCGGCGGTCATGCACGCCCTGGGCATGGCCGGCTTCCAGCAGTCCTACACGTACTTCACCTGGCGCAACACCCGCCAGGAACTGGAGGAGTACTTCACCGAGGTCTCGTCGGAAACGGCGGCATTCTTCCGGCCGAACTTCTTCGTGAACACCCCTGACATCCTGACCGAGTTCCTGCAGTACGGCGGACCCGGCGCATTCAAGATCCGCGCCGTTCTGGCCTCCACCGCCAGCCCGCTGTGGGGAATGTACGCCGGCTATGAGCTGTACGAACACGTGGCCCGCCCCGGCGCCGAGGAGTACATCGACAATGAGAAGTTCGAGTACAAGCAGCGGGACTTCGCCGGCGCCATCGCCGAGGGTCGCAGCCTGGTTCCCTACATCACGCGGCTCAATGATATCCGCCGCTTCCACCCGGCGCTCGGGGACCTGCAGAACCTGACAGTGCATTCCAGCACCGACGAAGCCACAGTGGTCTATTCCAAACACAAACAGGTCCGCCCCGCGGACCCGTCGAGTCGGGATACCCTGATCATCGTAGTCAACACCGACCCCCACAGCGCCCGGGAATGCACGGTCTCCCTGGACCTGGCAGCCCTGCACCTGAACCCTGAAGACTTCAACGAGGACGGCACGTTCTGGGTGGATGACCTCATCAGCGGTCAAAGCTGGCGCTGGGGAGCCGAAAACTATGTCCGGCTTGACGCCCATTTCGAGCCCGCCCACATCCTGTCAATCCGGAGGAACTCCTAG
- the treS gene encoding maltose alpha-D-glucosyltransferase, with amino-acid sequence MPNPFQLHAPGLTNDPHWYRKAVFYEVLVRGFSDANGDGSGDFTGLIDKLDYLQWLGVDCLWLPPFFKSPLRDGGYDISDYYDVLDEFGTISDFKRLVAEAHARGVRVIIDLPLNHTSDKHPWFEESRNDPEGPYGDFYVWSDTDQKYEDARIIFVDTEESNWAFDPVRRQFYWHRFFSHQPDLNFENPKVVEAIFDVVRFWLDQGIDGFRADAIPYLFEEDGTNCENLPATHRFLKDLRTMVDENYPGRVIVAEANQMPHEVVEYFGDETGAECHMAFHFPIMPRLFYALRDQKAAPIVQTMEETPAIPAGAQWGTFLRNHDELTLEMVTNEERQAMLGWYAPDSRMRANIGIRRRLAPLLDNSRSEIELIHALLLSLPGSPFLYYGDELGMGDNIWLEDRDSSRTPMQWNPDRNAGFSTADPGKLYLPVVQSLVYHYNHVNVEAQLASSSSLLHWIRQMIMVRRTHPAFGLGSYRNVPTEAESVLAFLRELPADNPEGEVGEVMFCIFNLSQHPVSATVSLPEFAGRGLRDAFGGTPFPAFGADGSVTLTLGSHDFYWLRLRSPKSNMSSPATEAIPLIPISEAVKK; translated from the coding sequence GTGCCCAACCCGTTTCAGCTGCACGCACCCGGTCTCACCAATGACCCGCATTGGTACCGCAAGGCGGTTTTCTACGAGGTGCTGGTCCGCGGCTTCTCGGACGCCAACGGAGACGGCTCCGGCGATTTCACCGGCCTGATCGACAAGCTTGACTACCTGCAGTGGCTGGGCGTGGACTGCCTCTGGCTGCCTCCGTTCTTCAAGTCGCCGCTGCGCGACGGCGGCTATGACATCTCCGACTACTACGACGTCCTGGACGAGTTCGGCACCATCAGCGACTTCAAGCGGCTGGTGGCAGAAGCCCACGCCCGCGGCGTCCGGGTCATCATCGACCTGCCGCTGAACCACACCTCCGACAAGCATCCCTGGTTCGAGGAGTCCCGCAATGACCCGGAAGGCCCGTACGGGGACTTCTACGTCTGGTCGGACACCGACCAGAAGTACGAAGACGCACGGATCATCTTCGTGGACACCGAAGAGTCCAACTGGGCCTTCGACCCTGTGCGGCGCCAGTTCTACTGGCACCGGTTCTTCAGCCACCAGCCGGACCTGAACTTCGAGAACCCCAAGGTCGTGGAGGCGATTTTCGACGTCGTCCGGTTCTGGCTCGACCAGGGCATCGACGGTTTCCGCGCCGATGCGATCCCGTACCTGTTTGAAGAAGACGGCACCAACTGCGAGAACCTGCCGGCCACCCACCGGTTCCTCAAGGACCTGCGCACAATGGTGGACGAGAACTACCCCGGCCGCGTGATCGTCGCCGAGGCCAACCAGATGCCGCACGAAGTCGTGGAGTACTTCGGCGACGAAACCGGAGCGGAATGCCACATGGCCTTCCACTTCCCGATCATGCCCCGCCTGTTCTACGCGCTGCGCGACCAGAAGGCCGCCCCCATTGTGCAGACGATGGAGGAAACCCCGGCGATTCCGGCAGGGGCCCAGTGGGGCACCTTCCTGCGCAACCATGACGAGCTGACGCTGGAGATGGTGACCAACGAGGAACGCCAGGCGATGCTCGGCTGGTATGCCCCGGATTCGCGCATGCGGGCCAACATCGGTATCCGCCGCCGGCTGGCTCCGCTGCTGGACAACTCGCGGTCGGAAATCGAACTCATCCACGCACTGCTGCTCTCGCTGCCGGGAAGTCCCTTCCTGTACTACGGTGACGAGCTGGGCATGGGCGACAACATCTGGCTCGAGGACCGTGATTCGTCCCGCACGCCCATGCAGTGGAACCCCGACCGCAACGCCGGATTCTCCACCGCCGACCCCGGCAAGCTGTACCTGCCGGTGGTGCAGTCGCTGGTTTACCACTACAACCACGTGAACGTTGAAGCGCAGCTGGCCAGCTCCAGCTCGCTCCTGCACTGGATCCGGCAGATGATCATGGTGCGCCGGACGCATCCCGCGTTCGGTTTGGGCTCCTACCGGAACGTTCCCACCGAAGCCGAATCGGTGCTGGCGTTCCTGCGCGAGCTGCCGGCGGACAACCCCGAGGGCGAGGTCGGGGAAGTCATGTTCTGCATCTTCAACCTGTCCCAGCACCCCGTTTCCGCCACGGTAAGCCTGCCGGAATTTGCCGGCCGGGGCCTGCGCGACGCGTTCGGCGGAACTCCGTTCCCCGCCTTCGGCGCAGACGGTTCGGTAACCCTGACCCTGGGCAGCCACGACTTCTACTGGCTGCGGCTGCGTTCGCCGAAATCCAACATGTCCTCGCCCGCAACTGAAGCGATTCCCCTGATTCCCATTTCGGAGGCAGTGAAAAAATGA
- the glgB gene encoding 1,4-alpha-glucan branching protein GlgB → MTKLTPSLPELLTAWLPEQRWFPAKGRDVTLDRVGGIRLEDPAGLVELEVHLIAVSSGQRTDIVSVPVSYHGAPVPELAASLLGRAQHQELGERWLYDGAADPVFVTAWLELMRTQSATVDGHTHGVALGGFEQWPPFAETVPAKLMKGEQSNTSVVVPVEPSQLIVKFYRVLAAGVSPDVEVSAKLTAAGSRDVPATLGWVTGSWRDPLADDGDTWVTGHLSVLREFIPNSEDAWRTASAAALNTSDFTAEAEELGAVTGRIHRQLAQAFGSQPPSAAERSEFLESLGNRIRWAWKEARSYVGEYDEPLEYLLRQIAGLETLPNLQRIHADYHLGQVLKSGSHGWMVLDFEGEPLRPAEERSVPDVPLRDVVGMLRSIDYAAGVSLVEGAAADDGGAASGSRKQQRRDLEAARWAATASEAFLRGYEKETGTQINRSDPLYLALWLDKALYEVVYEIRNRPDWIRVPVAAVRQILEQARKQAYGTSRQEEDSVNKTPQPDPETNPTTDPVSPARPDAAEGTTEPVLPAQPDGAVVPAAASAAPAHRNPLPVPSDVLQAVSEGRYYQPHAILGAHLDDQGLVTIRTLRPLAKAVTAVTPAGRIRLEHEHNGIWVGTLPAERPGQVPDYRLEVTYEGLEPQLFDDPYRFLPSLGEIDLHLIGEGRHEKLWTVLGANLHHYKSILGNIDGVSFAVWAPNAQAVRVKGDFNGWDGTINAMRSLGGSGVWEIFIPDVRPGARYKYEILGSDGIWREKADPMAQGTETPPLTGSRVVESTYVFQDSEWMEARAARDPHNAPMSVYEVHLGSWRLGLDYRQLADQLTEYVTWQGFTHVEFMPVAEHPFGGSWGYQITSYFAPTARFGHPDDFRYLVDKLHQAGIGVILDWVPGHFPKDEWALAKFDGQTLYEHGDPFRGEQPDWGTLVFDFGRREVRNFLVANAIYWLEEFHIDGLRVDAVASMLYLDYSRPEGQWSPNIYGGRENLEAISFLQEVNATAYRRVPGIVMIAEESTAFPGVTQPTSSGGLGFGLKWNMGWMHDTLEYMSEDPINRMYHHAKLTFSLVYAYTENFLLPISHDEVVHGKGSLLRKMPGDRWQQLANLRAYLAFQWAHPGKQLIFMGTEFGQEAEWSEQYGLDWYLTDTPQHKGVQLLVRQLNEIYRNTPALFDRDNEPAGFQWINENDGALNALSFIRYDHQGNPLVCIANFAGTPHENFRLGLPWAGEWVEALNTDAAEFGGSGVGNMGVVTAVEGACNGQPASATLTVPPLGVLYLKPKGV, encoded by the coding sequence ATGACCAAGCTGACGCCGTCCCTGCCTGAACTGCTGACAGCGTGGCTTCCGGAGCAGCGCTGGTTCCCTGCGAAGGGCCGGGACGTCACCCTGGACCGGGTGGGCGGCATCCGGCTGGAAGATCCCGCCGGCCTGGTGGAGCTGGAGGTTCACCTCATTGCCGTCAGCTCGGGCCAGCGCACCGACATCGTCAGTGTTCCCGTCAGTTATCACGGCGCACCGGTTCCGGAGCTGGCCGCCTCCCTGCTGGGGCGGGCGCAGCACCAGGAACTCGGGGAGCGCTGGCTGTACGACGGCGCCGCCGACCCGGTGTTCGTGACTGCATGGCTGGAGCTGATGCGCACCCAGTCGGCGACCGTCGACGGGCACACGCACGGCGTCGCGCTGGGCGGCTTTGAACAGTGGCCGCCGTTTGCGGAAACCGTTCCCGCCAAGTTGATGAAGGGCGAGCAGTCGAACACCTCGGTGGTGGTTCCCGTCGAACCCAGCCAACTGATCGTGAAGTTCTACCGCGTCCTGGCCGCGGGCGTGAGCCCGGACGTCGAGGTCAGCGCGAAACTGACGGCCGCGGGCTCCCGCGATGTGCCGGCCACCCTGGGCTGGGTCACCGGCAGCTGGCGCGATCCGCTGGCGGACGACGGCGATACCTGGGTCACCGGGCACCTGAGCGTGCTGCGGGAGTTCATTCCCAACAGTGAAGACGCCTGGCGCACCGCCTCCGCGGCTGCGCTGAATACGTCCGATTTCACCGCCGAGGCGGAAGAACTCGGAGCGGTGACCGGCCGGATTCACCGCCAGTTGGCGCAGGCCTTCGGCAGCCAGCCGCCCAGCGCCGCAGAGCGCTCCGAGTTCCTGGAGTCCCTGGGCAACCGCATCCGGTGGGCCTGGAAGGAAGCCCGGAGCTACGTGGGGGAGTACGACGAACCGTTGGAGTATCTGCTCCGGCAGATCGCCGGTCTCGAGACACTGCCCAACCTCCAGCGCATCCATGCCGATTACCATCTGGGCCAGGTCCTGAAATCCGGCAGCCACGGCTGGATGGTCCTGGATTTCGAGGGCGAGCCGCTGCGGCCGGCCGAGGAGCGCAGCGTCCCGGACGTTCCCCTGCGTGACGTGGTGGGCATGCTCCGTTCCATCGACTACGCCGCCGGTGTATCGCTCGTTGAGGGCGCCGCTGCGGACGACGGGGGCGCTGCGTCCGGGTCCCGCAAGCAGCAGCGCCGAGACCTCGAGGCCGCGCGCTGGGCTGCGACGGCCTCTGAGGCGTTCCTGCGCGGTTATGAGAAGGAAACCGGCACGCAGATCAACCGCAGCGATCCGCTGTACCTGGCCCTTTGGCTCGACAAGGCCCTCTACGAAGTTGTTTATGAAATCCGCAACCGTCCCGATTGGATCCGTGTGCCCGTTGCTGCCGTGCGGCAGATTCTCGAACAGGCACGCAAGCAGGCCTACGGGACGAGCAGGCAGGAAGAAGATTCAGTGAATAAGACCCCGCAGCCCGATCCCGAGACGAACCCCACCACGGACCCCGTCTCGCCCGCGCGCCCCGATGCTGCGGAGGGAACCACGGAACCCGTGTTGCCCGCCCAGCCGGATGGCGCCGTCGTTCCCGCTGCCGCAAGTGCGGCGCCGGCACACCGTAACCCGCTGCCCGTCCCGTCAGATGTCCTGCAGGCGGTTTCCGAAGGCCGGTATTACCAGCCGCATGCGATTCTTGGCGCCCATCTCGACGACCAGGGCCTGGTAACCATCCGTACCCTGCGCCCGCTCGCCAAGGCGGTCACTGCCGTGACACCCGCGGGGCGGATCCGGCTGGAACACGAACACAACGGCATTTGGGTGGGCACGCTTCCCGCGGAACGGCCCGGCCAGGTTCCCGACTACCGGCTCGAAGTCACGTATGAAGGACTGGAACCCCAGCTCTTCGACGACCCCTACCGATTCCTGCCTTCCTTGGGAGAAATCGACCTGCACCTCATTGGTGAGGGCCGGCACGAGAAGCTGTGGACGGTGCTCGGTGCCAACCTGCACCATTACAAGTCGATTCTCGGCAACATCGACGGCGTCAGTTTCGCGGTGTGGGCGCCAAACGCCCAGGCAGTGCGTGTCAAGGGCGATTTCAATGGCTGGGACGGGACGATTAATGCGATGCGTTCACTCGGCGGATCCGGTGTCTGGGAGATTTTCATTCCCGACGTCCGCCCCGGTGCCCGGTACAAGTACGAAATCCTTGGCAGCGACGGGATCTGGCGGGAAAAGGCCGACCCCATGGCGCAGGGCACGGAAACGCCGCCGCTGACCGGTTCACGGGTCGTTGAGTCCACTTACGTTTTCCAGGACAGCGAGTGGATGGAAGCCCGCGCAGCCCGCGACCCCCACAACGCGCCGATGAGCGTTTACGAAGTTCATTTGGGGTCCTGGCGCCTGGGCCTGGACTACCGCCAGTTGGCTGACCAGCTGACGGAGTACGTGACGTGGCAGGGATTCACCCACGTGGAGTTCATGCCCGTGGCCGAGCATCCGTTCGGCGGGTCCTGGGGCTACCAGATCACTTCCTATTTCGCTCCGACCGCTCGGTTCGGGCACCCGGACGATTTCCGCTACCTGGTGGACAAACTGCATCAGGCCGGCATCGGAGTCATCCTGGACTGGGTCCCCGGCCACTTCCCCAAGGACGAATGGGCGCTGGCGAAATTCGACGGCCAGACGCTCTACGAGCACGGCGACCCGTTCCGCGGAGAGCAGCCCGACTGGGGAACGCTGGTCTTCGACTTCGGCCGCCGCGAGGTGCGCAACTTCCTCGTGGCCAACGCGATCTACTGGCTGGAGGAGTTCCACATAGACGGGCTCCGGGTGGATGCCGTGGCGTCCATGCTCTACCTGGACTACTCGCGGCCGGAAGGCCAGTGGAGCCCCAACATTTACGGTGGGCGGGAAAACCTCGAGGCCATTTCCTTCCTCCAGGAAGTCAATGCCACCGCCTACCGCAGGGTGCCCGGCATCGTCATGATCGCCGAGGAATCCACTGCATTCCCGGGAGTGACTCAGCCCACCAGCAGCGGCGGACTCGGCTTTGGTTTGAAATGGAACATGGGCTGGATGCACGACACCTTGGAGTACATGTCCGAGGACCCCATCAACCGGATGTATCACCACGCCAAGCTCACGTTCTCCCTGGTCTACGCCTACACGGAGAACTTCCTGCTGCCGATCAGCCACGACGAGGTTGTGCACGGCAAGGGCTCCCTGCTGCGCAAGATGCCCGGCGACCGCTGGCAGCAGCTGGCCAACCTGCGCGCCTACCTGGCCTTCCAGTGGGCGCATCCGGGCAAGCAGCTGATCTTCATGGGGACCGAATTCGGCCAGGAAGCCGAATGGTCCGAGCAGTACGGCCTGGACTGGTACCTGACGGATACGCCGCAGCATAAGGGCGTGCAGCTGCTCGTGCGGCAGCTCAACGAGATTTACCGGAACACTCCGGCCCTGTTTGACCGCGACAACGAGCCGGCAGGGTTCCAGTGGATCAACGAGAACGACGGCGCCCTCAACGCGCTGTCATTCATCCGGTACGACCACCAGGGCAACCCGCTGGTGTGCATCGCGAACTTCGCCGGCACTCCGCACGAGAACTTCCGGCTCGGCCTGCCCTGGGCCGGCGAATGGGTGGAGGCGCTCAACACTGACGCCGCGGAATTTGGCGGCTCAGGGGTTGGAAACATGGGAGTGGTGACCGCCGTGGAAGGCGCCTGCAACGGGCAGCCCGCCTCCGCCACACTGACCGTTCCTCCCTTGGGCGTGCTGTATCTGAAGCCGAAGGGCGTCTAA
- a CDS encoding DUF5979 domain-containing protein yields MSHYSFPSGLRRRPGHGHRLRRSLLGTAAAAALLLAPFAAPANARVTDPDPTEPAPVASANADVVFTSRGEGQSIQGFLADEPTPPDLTLPYPEGNPVGVPAAGGYTGVLNTLDADGRLGRMYCIDVTIGTTLGVGYVNAPWEEADIANLGYVNYILNNYYPANPAAPAGLSVNQQAAAVQAAIWYITDGYLVNTTETVIRPAVAAIVEDARTNGPLPEPPPPNVTVTPPAAAAPLGSVGGPFTVAAEGSAAITVSVPTGYTMYSDAAGTVPIPNGSTVPTGTQVWVGGPPASTDPGVLRARAAVNVQTGNVYLYDQADPLLEKQPIILAETTVLNAAAEATAEFFVPGDLVVNKTFAGEAIGSQGAIALAVDCGAAGLFSFEIPAGTTAPVSETIVDLPVGTVCSVTEPVTGSTTEVTVTPTVSDAVTITEGENVLTVANTVEFNPGSLVVTKTISGSGAGLQDDVVLHVQCGDGLIDETFVIPEETTADTYTQRYEGIPAGVLCRVSEPASGANEDVTVETSGTGEVGILPGQSQTVEVVNVYAPVPVTEQQPVAEQQRPTEQLPKTGADAATYGVAIAGGGALLAGSLLVLGSTRRRHNS; encoded by the coding sequence ATGAGCCATTATTCCTTTCCATCCGGCCTGCGGCGTCGGCCGGGGCACGGGCACCGGCTACGCAGGTCACTCTTAGGTACGGCCGCCGCTGCGGCGCTGCTGCTGGCACCGTTCGCGGCACCCGCGAATGCCCGGGTTACGGATCCGGACCCCACTGAGCCGGCACCGGTGGCCAGCGCAAACGCGGATGTCGTTTTTACCAGTCGAGGCGAAGGTCAAAGTATTCAGGGTTTCCTGGCCGACGAGCCCACCCCGCCGGATCTCACGCTGCCTTATCCCGAAGGCAACCCCGTGGGAGTCCCTGCTGCCGGCGGATACACCGGCGTCCTTAACACTCTGGACGCCGATGGCCGGCTCGGCCGGATGTATTGCATCGACGTCACGATAGGTACCACCCTCGGCGTCGGCTACGTTAACGCGCCCTGGGAGGAAGCCGACATAGCCAACCTTGGCTACGTAAATTACATCCTGAACAACTACTATCCTGCGAATCCCGCAGCCCCAGCGGGCTTGTCGGTAAACCAGCAGGCTGCGGCGGTGCAGGCCGCGATCTGGTACATAACCGACGGATACCTGGTCAATACTACGGAGACGGTCATCAGGCCCGCGGTCGCGGCGATCGTCGAAGACGCCCGGACCAACGGGCCTCTGCCGGAACCGCCCCCTCCGAACGTCACCGTGACTCCCCCGGCTGCCGCGGCTCCGTTGGGAAGCGTCGGCGGCCCGTTCACGGTGGCAGCGGAGGGAAGTGCGGCGATTACGGTTTCCGTGCCGACCGGATACACCATGTACTCCGATGCTGCGGGGACCGTCCCTATCCCGAACGGAAGCACAGTCCCTACGGGGACCCAGGTCTGGGTGGGTGGCCCGCCGGCATCCACCGACCCGGGAGTCCTCAGGGCACGCGCTGCCGTCAACGTCCAGACCGGCAACGTCTACCTCTACGACCAGGCTGATCCACTGTTGGAAAAGCAGCCCATCATCCTCGCCGAGACCACGGTGTTGAATGCCGCCGCCGAGGCGACGGCGGAGTTCTTTGTACCGGGAGACCTCGTGGTAAACAAAACGTTTGCAGGAGAAGCGATAGGCAGCCAAGGTGCAATCGCGCTTGCTGTCGACTGTGGTGCAGCGGGGCTGTTTAGCTTTGAGATCCCCGCGGGAACCACAGCTCCCGTCAGTGAAACGATCGTTGATCTTCCGGTGGGTACGGTGTGCTCCGTTACCGAACCGGTCACGGGATCCACTACCGAAGTGACGGTGACGCCGACCGTCTCGGACGCGGTGACGATCACCGAGGGGGAGAATGTCCTCACCGTCGCCAATACGGTGGAATTCAATCCGGGGAGCCTTGTGGTCACCAAGACGATCAGCGGCTCGGGCGCCGGCCTGCAGGACGACGTCGTGCTTCATGTCCAGTGCGGTGACGGGCTGATTGACGAGACGTTCGTGATCCCCGAGGAGACCACTGCGGATACCTATACCCAGCGGTACGAAGGTATTCCGGCGGGAGTGCTGTGCCGGGTCTCGGAACCAGCGTCCGGAGCCAACGAGGACGTCACGGTGGAAACCTCAGGCACTGGTGAAGTGGGCATCCTGCCCGGGCAGTCTCAAACCGTCGAGGTGGTCAACGTGTATGCACCTGTGCCAGTTACCGAGCAACAGCCGGTTGCCGAGCAGCAGCGGCCCACTGAGCAACTGCCGAAGACCGGTGCCGACGCAGCCACGTACGGCGTCGCTATTGCCGGTGGTGGGGCACTGCTTGCCGGATCATTGTTGGTCCTGGGATCAACGCGTCGGCGCCACAACAGCTAG